One region of Centropristis striata isolate RG_2023a ecotype Rhode Island chromosome 3, C.striata_1.0, whole genome shotgun sequence genomic DNA includes:
- the khk gene encoding ketohexokinase isoform X2: protein MLTQTAGVCRSVGSEEETLPTCVQFCRCSERRAPSWARCLPDRWPTSVVISNISTGSRTILHMNRNLPDVTAEDFSKVDLRKFKWIHWEGRNADEQVKMIHQVEMFNSTLPQQQRITISVEIEKTREPLYQLFPHGDVVFVSKDVARHFGFLSAEAAVKGLYSRVKRGAVLVCAWAEKGADALGPNGLVIHSKAFPPETLVDTLGAGDTFNSAVIYTLSNGGSLQDALTFACRVAGRKCGFHGYDGIAQI, encoded by the exons ATGCTAACACAGACAGCAG GTGTGTGTCGCAGCGTTGGCAGCGAGGAGGAAACGCTTCCAACTTGTGTACAGTTCTGTCGCTGCTCGGAGCGCCGAGCGCCTTCATGGGCTCGCTGTCTGCCGGACCGGTGGCCGA CCTCTGTTGTCATCAGCAACATCAGCACAGGAAGCCGGACCATCCTGCACATGAACAG GAACCTTCCTGATGTCACAGCGGAGGATTTCTCCAAAGTCGACCTCCGTAAGTTCAAGTGGATACACTGGGAG GGACGAAACGCTGACGAGCAGGTGAAGATGATCCATCAGGTGGAGATGTTTAACAGCACGCTGCCACAACAGCAGAGAATCACCATCTCTGTGGAGATAGAGAAGACCAGAGAGCCGCTGTACCAGTTGTTTCCTCACGGCGATGTG GTGTTTGTCAGTAAGGACGTGGCTCGTCACTTTGGCTTCCTGTCAGCTGAAGCTGCTGTGAAAGGACTCTACAGCCGGGTCAAACGGGG ggcTGTCCTGGTCTGTGCCTGGGCAGAGAAAGGAGCGGACGCCTTGGGTCCCAACGGTTTAGTCATTCATTCAAAAGCTTTTCCTCCTGAAACTCTCGTCGATACTCTCGGAGCTGGAGACACTTTCAACTCTGCTGTCATCTACACACTGTCCAACG GTGGAAGTCTCCAGGACGCTTTGACCTTCGCCTGCAGAGTCGCCGGCAGGAAGTGTGGTTTCCATGGTTACGATGGCATTGCTCAAATATAA
- the LOC131967743 gene encoding uncharacterized protein LOC131967743 codes for MHDISAYCACQLKPKKYLLLHSVLVWVRPPPGMQRTTCSTLHTVFIHHRQWTMMAAVSTQGLGGRKRRDDIWVYFKYYPAENKMECIVKEDGDKCGHKVGGKNTTNLKQHLKARHKDIFSKIPENSTPKEKPGGPKNNRAQSSIPVAFAAASKYKSGSLEQGAKEQAIALWIGRTGLPACTVEDEEGQVEHMCSSSITHILDMCMFIVL; via the exons ATGCATGACATCTCTGCTTAttgtgcctgtcaattaaaaccTAAAAAGTATCTGCTGCTGCATTCTGTCCTTGTTTGGGTACGCCCACCACCTGGCATGCAGCGCACAACGTGCTCAACACTTCACACTGTTTTCATTCATCACAGACAATGGACCATGATGGCGGCAGTTTCAACACAGGGGCTTGGTGGTCGCAAACGTAGAGACGACATATGggtgtattttaaatattacccagcagaaaataaaatggaGTGTATTGTGAAGGAAGACGGTGACAAATGTGGCCACAAAGTAGGCGGAAAAAATACGACCAACCTTAAGCAGCACCTGAAGGCTCGCCACAAGGATATTTTTTCAAAG ATCCCAGAGAACAGCACTCCTAAAGAGAAACCTGGTGGTCCAAAAAACAACAGGGCACAGTCATCTATCCCAGTAGCCTTCGCCGCAGCATCCAAATATAAGTCAGGCTCCCTGGAACAAGGTGCCAAAGAACAGGCGATCGCTCTTTGGATTGGACGTACTGGTCTACCTGCTTGCACAGTTGAGGATGAAGAAGGCCAAGTTGAGCATATGTGTTCTTCATCCATCACTCATATTTTGGACATGTGTATGTTCATTGTACTTTAG
- the khk gene encoding ketohexokinase isoform X1, whose protein sequence is MEEQKKILCLGLVCLDIINVVDKYPEEDTDSRCVSQRWQRGGNASNLCTVLSLLGAPSAFMGSLSAGPVADFIMADFSRYAVDVSSVVWQVEGQTPSACCVVCPPSGSRTVVLSDTNLPDVTAEDFSKVDLRKFKWIHWEGRNADEQVKMIHQVEMFNSTLPQQQRITISVEIEKTREPLYQLFPHGDVVFVSKDVARHFGFLSAEAAVKGLYSRVKRGAVLVCAWAEKGADALGPNGLVIHSKAFPPETLVDTLGAGDTFNSAVIYTLSNGGSLQDALTFACRVAGRKCGFHGYDGIAQI, encoded by the exons atggaggagcagaagaagatTCTGTGTTTGGGTCTGGTGTGTCTCGACATCATCAACGTGGTCGACAAATATCCAGAAGAAGACACAGACAGCAG GTGTGTGTCGCAGCGTTGGCAGCGAGGAGGAAACGCTTCCAACTTGTGTACAGTTCTGTCGCTGCTCGGAGCGCCGAGCGCCTTCATGGGCTCGCTGTCTGCCGGACCGGTGGCCGA tttCATCATGGCGGACTTCTCGCGGTACGCCGTCGACGTCTCATCTGTGGTTTGGCAGGTCGAAGGTCAAACTCCATCTGcgtgttgtgttgtttgtccGCCCAGCGGATCTCGAACCGTCGTTCTCTCCGACAC GAACCTTCCTGATGTCACAGCGGAGGATTTCTCCAAAGTCGACCTCCGTAAGTTCAAGTGGATACACTGGGAG GGACGAAACGCTGACGAGCAGGTGAAGATGATCCATCAGGTGGAGATGTTTAACAGCACGCTGCCACAACAGCAGAGAATCACCATCTCTGTGGAGATAGAGAAGACCAGAGAGCCGCTGTACCAGTTGTTTCCTCACGGCGATGTG GTGTTTGTCAGTAAGGACGTGGCTCGTCACTTTGGCTTCCTGTCAGCTGAAGCTGCTGTGAAAGGACTCTACAGCCGGGTCAAACGGGG ggcTGTCCTGGTCTGTGCCTGGGCAGAGAAAGGAGCGGACGCCTTGGGTCCCAACGGTTTAGTCATTCATTCAAAAGCTTTTCCTCCTGAAACTCTCGTCGATACTCTCGGAGCTGGAGACACTTTCAACTCTGCTGTCATCTACACACTGTCCAACG GTGGAAGTCTCCAGGACGCTTTGACCTTCGCCTGCAGAGTCGCCGGCAGGAAGTGTGGTTTCCATGGTTACGATGGCATTGCTCAAATATAA